A genomic window from Candidatus Denitrolinea symbiosum includes:
- a CDS encoding transposase, with protein sequence MKQRKSKRTKGMEEARPFEGLSKVNQNAAGVDIGATEIVACVSGGDEVQLVKGFGNYTVDLKAIAQWFHERQIKTVAMESTGVYWIPLFEELERQGFECLLISSRSLRKVAGQKTDVEDAQWIQTLHSYGLLKGSFRPQGDLVALRTLLRHRNQLVEHRAPHIQHMQKALLQMNVQLSQAVTDVTGVTGQKIIRAIVSGERNPEALAALREPGCKHSVEEIEKALTGTWRAEHLYVLKQSVEIYDFYTEQIAACNDEIERHYGVTRPEWETGELAAWKAKKNNSHSKNAPQNQEEIRKHLKRISGVDLSVVNGFGVSLAQTVIMEVGTDMSKFPSEKHFCAWLGLAPKHDITGGKVLSNRTIKTRNRAGQAFRMAAQSVKKANNPFGLLYRRLRTRLGPAQATVAAAHAIARVVYKMLKYKVEFDPLSVNEYQAKYDEQQVKYMRKRAARLGYQLTPA encoded by the coding sequence ATGAAGCAGAGAAAAAGTAAACGAACAAAGGGGATGGAGGAAGCGCGACCCTTTGAAGGGTTGAGCAAGGTGAATCAGAATGCGGCCGGAGTGGACATCGGAGCGACGGAGATCGTGGCATGCGTGTCGGGAGGCGATGAAGTTCAACTGGTGAAAGGATTTGGGAATTACACGGTGGATTTGAAAGCCATCGCGCAGTGGTTCCATGAGCGCCAGATCAAGACAGTCGCAATGGAGAGCACGGGCGTGTACTGGATTCCGTTGTTTGAAGAATTGGAGCGGCAGGGCTTTGAGTGCCTGCTAATTAGTTCACGCTCATTGCGCAAAGTAGCTGGGCAGAAGACGGACGTGGAAGATGCGCAGTGGATTCAGACCTTGCACAGTTATGGACTGCTGAAAGGATCGTTCCGACCGCAGGGCGATCTGGTGGCGTTGCGGACATTGCTGCGGCACCGCAATCAATTGGTGGAACATCGCGCGCCTCATATTCAGCACATGCAGAAAGCGCTGTTGCAGATGAATGTGCAGCTTTCCCAGGCGGTGACGGATGTGACGGGCGTGACGGGGCAAAAGATCATCCGAGCGATTGTGTCGGGGGAACGGAACCCGGAGGCGCTGGCAGCATTGCGCGAGCCGGGCTGCAAGCACAGCGTGGAAGAGATCGAAAAGGCGCTGACGGGGACATGGCGGGCAGAGCATCTCTATGTGTTGAAACAGAGTGTGGAGATTTATGATTTCTACACGGAACAGATCGCAGCCTGCAATGATGAAATCGAGCGGCATTATGGGGTGACGCGCCCGGAGTGGGAGACGGGCGAACTGGCGGCGTGGAAGGCGAAGAAGAACAACTCGCACAGCAAGAATGCGCCGCAGAACCAGGAGGAAATCCGCAAACACTTGAAACGGATCAGCGGGGTGGATCTGAGCGTGGTGAATGGCTTTGGGGTGTCGCTGGCGCAGACAGTGATCATGGAAGTGGGGACGGACATGTCGAAATTTCCGAGTGAAAAGCATTTCTGCGCCTGGCTGGGACTGGCGCCCAAGCACGATATTACCGGCGGCAAGGTGTTGAGTAACAGAACGATCAAGACCAGGAACCGCGCGGGACAGGCATTCAGAATGGCGGCGCAATCGGTGAAAAAAGCGAACAACCCCTTTGGGCTGCTGTATCGGCGGTTGCGGACGCGCCTGGGACCGGCCCAGGCGACAGTGGCAGCCGCGCATGCGATTGCGCGGGTGGTCTACAAAATGCTGAAGTACAAAGTGGAGTTTGATCCGTTGAGCGTGAACGAATATCAGGCGAAGTATGATGAACAGCAAGTGAAGTATATGAGGAAGCGGGCGGCCAGACTGGGCTACCAACTGACGCCTGCATAA